Within the Staphylococcus argenteus genome, the region TATGAAGCAGCAAAGTATTTTAACACTTCAATGGCAACGCATTTTCAAGAGTTGGACAATATAATTGCGGCTGCATATAGTTTTAAAAAAGTTGAAAAGGTGGTTTCAGATAACAATCAATCTGTAACGTATGAATCCAAACATCAATTTTCGTTTACAGAAACATTTGAAAATATGATAGCCAATATAAAACGTGTCCAACAAGCCATCGTAGAAGGTGAGACATATCAAGTAAACTATACAACTCGACTTACAGATGAAATATATTATCCAATTGCGACTTTATATGATCGGTTAACACAATTTGGTAACGGAAATTATACGGTATTGTTAGATACCGATGAAGTTCAAGTAGCATCAATTTCACCAGAATTATTTTTCCAAAAAGGGGATTTCCAAGGTATGGAAAATATCATTATTAGTAAGCCGATGAAAGGAACAATGCCCCGTGGAACTTCAGAGACAGAGGACCGATTAAATTATGAAACCTTAAAAACATCAACGAAAGATCGTGCAGAAAATGTAATGATTGTTGATTTACTGCGCAATGATATAGGTAGAATCTCTCGAAGTGGGACAATTAATGTGTATAAACCTTTCTTTATTGAGACATATAACACAGTATTTCAAATGACTACTATGGTAAGCGGAGCTTTATTATCGCATACCGATTTATTACAAATTTTAACAGCACTATTTCCATGCGGATCGATTACAGGAGCCCCTAAAATAAATACAATGTCTTATATAAATGAATTAGAAACGACACCACGTAACATTTATTGTGGTGCAATTGGATTATTAATACCTAATGATGACCAAAAGATGATTTTCAATATTCCAATTCGTACCATCGAATATAAAAATGGACAAGCGGTTTATGGAGTTGGAGCTGGTATAACGATTGACTCTAATCCATTGGATGAAGTTAAAGAATTTTATGCAAAAACCAAGATTTTGGAGATGTTATGATGCAATTATTTGAAACAATGAAAATTGATAACGGTCAGATTTCAAGAGTTAAATATCATACAAAACGATTAAAAAATTCTGCTCAACGCTTGAACTTTCAATTCAATGAGCAAATTTGGCATAAACTTATCAAAGAAGTGGCATGTAAATATCCTATAGGGGAATATAGATTGAAAGTCATTTTGAATGCTGAAGGTGATTTTGAAACGATAGTTGCACCATTACCGAAGAAAAATGTATTTACGGCTAAGATACAAACTCTACCAGATTCTGTTAACCCAATTTTTTTAAACAATAAAACGACAGAACGGAAACATTTAGATCATCAACACGAAACAGATTTAATATTGCTAACATCTGCGAACGGTAAAGTGCTTGAATTCGACATTGGAAATATAATAATTGAAGAAAATGGTAAATGGTATACGCCCATATATGATGGAGATTTCTTAAAAGGGTGTATGAGGACTTATTTAATAGATCAAAACAAGCTAACTGAGAAAGATTTTAATAAAAATGAATTAATTGTTAAATATCATAATGATGAGATTCGTTTATTTCTCATAAATAGTTTACGAGAG harbors:
- a CDS encoding chorismate-binding protein → MKIEFNYRYYLNVHDYEQHHIQMNDLVAKNIATNLKEVGSVIQFAEAQQQQGNYVALYLSYEAAKYFNTSMATHFQELDNIIAAAYSFKKVEKVVSDNNQSVTYESKHQFSFTETFENMIANIKRVQQAIVEGETYQVNYTTRLTDEIYYPIATLYDRLTQFGNGNYTVLLDTDEVQVASISPELFFQKGDFQGMENIIISKPMKGTMPRGTSETEDRLNYETLKTSTKDRAENVMIVDLLRNDIGRISRSGTINVYKPFFIETYNTVFQMTTMVSGALLSHTDLLQILTALFPCGSITGAPKINTMSYINELETTPRNIYCGAIGLLIPNDDQKMIFNIPIRTIEYKNGQAVYGVGAGITIDSNPLDEVKEFYAKTKILEML
- a CDS encoding aminotransferase class IV codes for the protein MQLFETMKIDNGQISRVKYHTKRLKNSAQRLNFQFNEQIWHKLIKEVACKYPIGEYRLKVILNAEGDFETIVAPLPKKNVFTAKIQTLPDSVNPIFLNNKTTERKHLDHQHETDLILLTSANGKVLEFDIGNIIIEENGKWYTPIYDGDFLKGCMRTYLIDQNKLTEKDFNKNELIVKYHNDEIRLFLINSLREVAVVHLCL